The Primulina tabacum isolate GXHZ01 chromosome 10, ASM2559414v2, whole genome shotgun sequence region catcCCCACGCCctatgaacatatattggccaataggtttggtggacttaaaaccacccatgatgtcaacaagctctatatcatgtaaaatcagtccttttcttttcatgttcatgttcgtgttcatgacatagcacctctcttcaatattcatgagttcctttcatatttaatacataataatggaatatggtgctatgtttcatcaataaacatactaacaatgtacatatagcaataatcaatgggaagcatttgaaatcataatattactcatgtattacttcaagaacatgccaacttactgtccaagcgtacgaatactggtttgagacgatgtttatCAGTCCTATGCTGTCAATACACCAATAATTCAGTTACTATTTTTTATTAAGTGAAAGTTACCCCTCTACATGtagaacaactaaaagaaaagaaaacttaCACCATTAGAAACtccttgtgatggagaacttaATTCTAACTTCAaatgatgaagaagaaaagatggaGGATCGCTTGGGGGAAGAACTTGGCAAACCTTTGTTGTCTCCTTTGTTTTCTCCTTGATTTTTGATGTTAAAAGGGTGACAATGGCTGAAACCCTCGACCCTCATCTATTTAAGTCACAAAAATAAAGCTTCTAACTCAAACTTTTGTCCTGGGGCGCTAGGGCGGTGAAGTTTGGCCGCCCCAGCACGGGCGATTCTGATTCCTGCGCGCATACTTCTCAAAGATCGCTTCAGAAACGTTTCTTCCCTTCAGAATcggaaaaagtggtaaacataaaagttgtagccctatgtcttggcttgaatctccaacTAGTTTCATGTAATTTGGAGGTTTGAGTAAAAACTTATGCTTATTCTCCTAACATGTGTCAGTGAGGGAATGACGgtatacacgacacacttcggggcacttttagcttgtcttccacaatgattcgGACAAAAGCCAAaatatgaaagttgtagcattatatcttagctttctaatggttatggcctcacacaatttggatcaatattcaaatgacTATGCTAAAACTCGTAagaactaccatattttcatctcatttcctactaacttcattacactacttctacctacatatcttactatcactatttaaacacatattcattctccatacaccatggacaatctagtcatattcaatctcaatatcaaTACCTCAATCAACATGTAAAACATAATGAGCTAAATCACTACACATTAAATGACATAAacacattattatcatttgtacgagtaaccagGCATTACACCTCAACATGGCTATGTTGTGTCCAACAAGGTCATGTTCATCCGTTCTGCCACTCCATTCTATTGAGGCGTGTAAGCCACCGTGAACTGTTTTTTTGATACCCTCATGTTGGCAAAGTGCATCAAATTTGTCGCTAGTATATTCTCATCTACTGTGAGTTCTCAAAcaattgattttcttttcagaatcaagtttaACCTatgctttgaaatctttgaagatatggcaaaCATCCGACTTCTTTTTTATTGAATACACCTAATATCTcatagagaaatcatcaatgaacgaaaCAAAGTATATTTCTTCTTCTAGAGATATAACCAGTGCTTGCCAAACATTCAAATGAATTAGCTCcaatatgattttgtttttggtATTAGAAGTGTCAAACTTTAATATGTGTTACTTATTGAcaacacaatgctcacaaaaAGTAGTGATACTCATGCATTGGGTTTTTACTTATGCAATCAATTATGATTCAAGATTATGTTTTATATCACATGATATctctattttttataataaaaaaaaaaaaggaaaggaaaagAAGATGAGTTCTGATGAAAGCAAAGATCAGTGGATATTTTATCCTTAAAAATGTTGAAATAGCAATGCATTAAATAAATCGGATTCTTGAAATTTAAGTCACAGGCAGTGACTAATTAACCATAAAAAGGGCCCATCAGATATATGTGCCGATTGTGACAGTAAATCATTGAGAAGAAAGTTAAGTTACTTCCTAGCACATAGAACGGATTCGGACATAAATCCCAGGAAACAAATCAAGAAACATGGACAACCGTATTTCAGTACAAAGAGCAACTTTGTGATGTTTTTTTATTACCACAAACCTGCCGGAAGAGCTAGAGTTACAAAGCCAAGGATGAATTGCTGCGGCCGGATGAATCTATGGTTCACAGACTCCTCACCGGACGATGGAAGCATAGTGCCGGTTTCCGTTATAAACTAGGCCACTGCCACCACCGCCTTGCATGGAAACCGGCACATGGTTGGGTATTCTTGAAAACGGACTTTCTGCTTGTGAAACGCTCATCCTGTCAGAGACAGGAGGCAAGTTTCTCTTGTTAGCTTCAAATAAACGAGAATCCCCTTCCAGAAACTCTTCATTCTGATTGAAACTATTCTGAGAGCTGGGAGTGGGATGGGTGCTCGACTGCTGAGGCTTTTTCGTGCTAAGAAAACGTCCACCAGAGCCTCGAACTCGGTTTAGAGCATGCACAT contains the following coding sequences:
- the LOC142506170 gene encoding nuclear transcription factor Y subunit A-6-like isoform X2, translated to MIDQTAPTLLQIPYCYPDPYLGGFFTAYSPHTMIQPHVVAAASGRVPLPVNLPEDGPVYVNAKQYHGILRRRQIRAKLEAQNKLVKTRKPYLHESRHVHALNRVRGSGGRFLSTKKPQQSSTHPTPSSQNSFNQNEEFLEGDSRLFEANKRNLPPVSDRMSVSQAESPFSRIPNHVPVSMQGGGGSGLVYNGNRHYASIVR